In Cydia pomonella isolate Wapato2018A chromosome 12, ilCydPomo1, whole genome shotgun sequence, the sequence CTGCTGCAATCCCATACATTAGATCTTGTATTGCTGATGAGTTTGTAGAGGCAGTTCTACGCAAAGCATGGAATGTGTAGAAATATACAAAATTGGAAATAGAAAGAGACTGCAGTACTGGAGCTAGGCCTCTGTACAAAGACTCAATACCTTCCTCATTTGCGAGTTTTATAAGTAGTTCCCATGAAGAAGAACCTTGATACTTATTGGAGTCTTCAACTGCaaacaaacacaaatcaaatatttaGAAGATCATCAATAAACAACAGACACATCCATGTTATTTACAGAAACTATATAAATACCTTGTAACCTTGACCTCAGTGTATCTAGTGGATAAAATGCAGCCATACTTGCAACACTTCCCTGAaagaatacattaaaatatgaatagatTGTAATGTCAAAACATGTAAACCGAAAAGTTTACAAGtgttacattgtaatttataaatatgtttttttacatgaaaaggtaccttatggcaaCTGCATAAGGTAAGGAAAGCCACAAATGCATAatgtacatacttattttttcctttttattcaGAACtatcaatacattttattacaaagtgtaaaataaacatttttatttattaaataatacctaatctATTCAAGTGATAGCAAAGATAAACTTTTTGAATGAATAAGCAGATGTACTTACCGTAGCCCCAGCCAGGGCATGCACGAGAGTCTCATAGCTGAATAAAGAAGTATTTGGAGGTgccattttttgtattatacGGCTTCCGTcagtttacaattattttattccattTCTCGATTTTATCACATCGatattgagctgaaatttagtAGTTACAGCCACAGTTTCTTGAGGTTCGTATAGCGCAAATACTTATTGAAATTATTACATTTACGTTATTTTAGTTACAATATCTGCACCCACGCGCGTCGTCCACTCAAACCCGATTATGATATTGATGTGATTAGCTAAGaacatataatataatcactacgttctttCTAGAGATTAGTGATGACACTATTGAcagttgtctttttttttacaaatagtgTTGCTATACTCGCAATGTAGTGACGTAGTGACGACAGTACAAAAAAGATggacataatatatttttatcagtaaaatctatagtgccaattacatccacacttcccgatatcggacCCGAAATCAGGACCCGATTTCGGGTCTAAAAATCTTTTTCCGTTTCACAGCACATCGTTAAATGCCAATTACATCTACATTTTACATCTTGtgtacaaattatttacaatgATAATTTCactaaataaagttattttattttatttttttatttcatcaggcctgatatcaaacctgatttcgggcccgagcaagagtatttttccgtttcacctaATATCAACACATCGTTTacgatatttgaaatgtaaaaaatggtttatgtgcaaaaatatcaaacattaaacttttttggCAGATAgagaaagtattttttacatttcatatattgttaacgatgtgctgatatttcgtgaaacggaaaacgatatTCACgaccgaaatcgggactgatttcgggcctgTTATCGGAAAGGGTGGATGTAATTTTCgctttaacaatatttgaaatataaaaatatggttcATATGCAATAATATCAAACATGGGACATTTTTAGCAATTAGATaccaagtattttttacatgtcaaatattataaaagatgtttggtgaaacggaaaaatgcTCTTGCTCGGTCCCGACATCGGCCTGATATCGGGCCATAGCGACTGTGGATGTAATCGGCTCTTATGGGTTGATAAATGATAGGCAGATGTCGGatacacaatatatatttaattaaatcatcTTATCATACATAACACAACAACAGATATTCATTTTTTCCAGCTGTGACACCTGACATAGAATTCAAGTAAACATTCATAATATCTAACCTGCCAGTATAAATCTATACATACTCAACATGGGTAAAAGGCACTTCCCACAAAATCTCTTTATATTTGAAggacaaaaatattaaagaaagtcaaactaagataagttagcagcgattttgatagccctgaCTCATATtgagtattgtattatttggcccagacagtgcaagtgttattctaaacgtcaaacatctatgaaattatgacgtttacttacacgagctgggctatcaaaatcgctgccaacttagcttggtctgactctaatactTTAAGCTGCTGTAAATATGAAGTCCtggtaattttaaattaagatgGTAACTCTAAAACCTGTCAAGTTGACAagatgtttttttctttctgaagggaaagttgtaattttatgGGGAACTATATTGACGTGATGCTGGCAAATGCCTTCGTGGCGAtagccataaattaaaaaaaaaaaaaaaaaaaaagttgtaattGTAAATATGATTGTGTTGTActctttaaataattttgtgtttatttttattcctaattctatctttaTTCTGTGTTAATCAGTAGCTTAACCAAAGTTGTGATATGATTAAAAACAGTTGTGATAATTTTCAGCGTACAGTTTGAAATAATACTATAAATCACAGCGCACGGAATGAGGGTTTTCATGGCAGAGGATAATCTTTGTGCTCAAAATTTGTTGAAACTAGTTTCACACGGCAATGCTATAATAGCAGAAATTCTAAGGCTTAAGGATCATATCCCACcaatatttttgtaagtaattttattgatgaagtaaatataaataaatattaaatattataggatattattacacaaattgactaagtccctctgtaaactcaataaggcttgtgttgagggtacttagacaacaatataatatatatactataaaaatatttatatacttaaatacatagaaaacacccatgactcaggaacaaatatccatgctcatcacacaaataaatgcccttaccaggatttgaactcaggaccatcagctttgtaggcagggttactacccactaggccaaaccggttgtcaataGTAATTAATTACATGTCAAATGTAGAAgtcttatttatattaatttttttatgtaattataggcaagcagctatttagctgatgagccttTGTCACACAGTGTCCACTATTATACAGcaaaaaagtttgtaaagttGTATGTCGAAGCACATTactaagtaacatcagtctaacttattgtttaacccattcatggccaCGAACCACGAAGCGTACACAACACGccgggccaccatacaaaccATTTTCAGCTAAAACGTgtgactcagcttatgggtctcGGGGCCTGGCGCGAACGTCAAAGAAATTGCCGCTTATGAATCCGGTCCGTTGGACaatattatgcaacatttttactaaccaactgtttactgttcatattaaaaatatatatatatatttactaatttgttgatatttgtaagaaattAAGAATGAACATTTTAAAGCCTGATCAGAAAtagatgatcattgtcaagagggcgctgttattttcatataGTTATAGGGTTCAGAAAAATCCATTTCATAGCACAATTTGTCAGGAGGTCACGAGGGTTCAAATTCCGGGTATCCATAGCCAAGGTcacaaaaatcacaaaatacgAAATCACTGAAGAGCCCAGAGAGGAGCATAAAATCGCCAACGAATAAATCGTGACTAAATATAATTTCCCATGTTACTCTAAAATACATCCTAATAGAGGGGATGGGGTGAATCATTTGTTgagtttatgtcaaaaataccaCGTTAAAGATAATACCGCCGCTAAATCCGCCGCCGCCCAGGTGCATCCATTGTTTATTGTCCAAGTGTCTCCGATAATCTTACATGTGGCCGGTCATGAACTTTGTTTTGGTAAAcgtcattataatataaacaatagagcacttaaaatgtattatagtacTTATTACACGAACatgtttagaaaaaatattttcttttaaatatttctcacaCACTATTGCGATAATACAATATACCATTTAGTTGGTGACTGTTTAAGCCGCcctgtttttataatgaaacaaaaaaaattggcatggTAATAAGTTTGGTCCTTAGAAATGTCGCTTGCTACCATCCAAACAGTAATCCATTGTAAAAAGGTACAATTTGCAACGAGTTTCGTcatgaaataagctttaaaaccaatttataaagtttatttttgcgtGCTATGAAGATATGTGTAGTTTTTACAATTAGCGCCAGGCCACGGTGACCCATACCTTGAGTCATGCCAATAACTTTaggcataaatatatttttgatatttttgaaatgtagaTTTATCCATTTGCTTGGGACACGTATGTATCTCGAATTTcagaatatttactatattacacTTCCAGTAAACCAAACTTGAATATTCTAGACCCTGtttcactaaaaaaaaacatgttttcaaTTATGTTATTCAACATGCCTTATAAAGATGGTTGTTAgctcaataaataataataataataataatttagcctatatacgtcccactgctgggcacaggcctcctctcatgcgcgaggcggctcgggctatagtccccacgctagcccaatgcggattgcggacttcacatacacctttgaatttcttttgttagctcaaattatacttatattatttcgtcatattacgttttgtttatgtttaaatcagaatttattcacgactcacatgtgagtcacgGGCCCTGCGCGACTGTTTGAACATGACCCATATGCTGAGTCACGggccctgaatgggttaaaaggcacttgtccaatctgtttttaaacaCATTGACCGAGAGAGCAGTCACAACACTATCCTGTGAATGATTCCAAGCCGCCACAACACGGTTGGATAAAAAATGATATGCAGCTTTTGTAGTAGTTGGTGTGTGAACAATTCTTAGGCTGTGACCTCGGGTCTCACGgctgatttaatttatttagccTAGTAATACAAAGGTATTACAAAGAATCCCATtgttgggcaaaggcctcccccatcTTATTCCAATTCTGTTTGTTAGTAGCCTGTCTGTTCCATGTTAATCCCGCGAAGTCAGCCAGCTCGTTACACCATCGGGTCCTTGGTCGTTTCTGAGCTCTTGTAATATTTCTTGGGTACCAGGATGTGGCTTTCTAGGTAGGTCCATATGGCTGATAGTTCTCTTATTGATTATATTGTGAATGTCGGCGAGGTTGTAGCAGtgggtaacaattttaaaacacTTGATAAGATCTCCTCTCACTCTCCTGGCTTTGAGTGTGGGCAGCTTCAGTACCTTTAGCCTTTCTTCATATTGTAGACGTTTCAGCTTAAATGGAATCTTGATGGCTCTTCGCTGCGCACTCTCTAAAAGGTCAATGTCTTTGACAAAATAGGGCCATCTTCTAAAACATCAGTTAAGACATCTTTTGTCATGAGACTTCCAAAAAAGtgtgtataaatatgtatatatcgaATATAAAAAGtctgtataaatatgtatatgtatattggtGTGACTTTTTATCATTGCAGCTTAGAAAATAAAGAACTTCAGCAAAAGTATCAAGATGTTATCATGGATTTTGGATATTTCAAAATTGCCGACAACCAGGAAAAGAAAATCAATATGAATATGGTAATTTGTACTAATTCTTCATTAACAAAACTGTTATTACTAACTGTTAACTGTTGTAActaatgtttttagggttccgtagccaaatggcaaaacacggaacccttatagattcgtcatgtccgtctgtctgtccgtttatgttacagccacttttttccgaaactataagaactatactgttcaaagttggtaagtagatgtattctatgaaccgcattaagattttcacacaaaaatagaaaaaaaacaataaaatttgggggttccccatatttaGAACTTTTGagtttcaaaaatttttttttcatcaaacccatacccAAGTgtgtcaaaaatgatattgaggtttctaatatcatttttttctaaactgaatagtacGCGCGAGaggcacttccaaagtggtaaaatgtgtccccccccccctcccctctcgtgtaacttcaaaaataagagaatgacaaaactaaaaaaaactatgatgtacattaccatgcaaacttccaccgaaaattggtttgcaCGAGATCTAGtacgtacttttttttaatacgtcataaaataaaaatatttttttttcatcaaacccatacatggggggtatctatagataggtcttcaaaaattatattgaggtttctaatatcatttttttctaatctgAATAGTACGctcgagagacacttccaaagtggtaaaatgtgtgcccctcTCCCTGTACTGTAACtgctaaaataagagaatgataaaactaaaaaaaatatatgatgtacattaccatgcaaacttccaccgaaaattggtttgaacgagatctagtaagtagttttttttaatacgtcataaaatatttttttttttatcaaatggggtatctatggataggtcttcaaaaatgatattcaggtttctaatattattattttttctacactgaatagtttgcgagaGAGACACAAAGTGGtacaatgtgtgtgtgtgtcccctccccccctgtaacttctaaaataacagaatgataaaactaaaaaaaatatatgatatacattactatgcaaacttccaccgaaaatttatttgaacgagatctagttagtagttttttttaatacgtcataaatggtacggaatccttcatgggcgagtctgactcgcacttggccgctttattTAACCTTGGTCTATACTTCGTTTGTTTTAGAATTATAATGAAGGTAAGCAATCTTGAagcgtctttttattgaaaaacacttttgaaaaataagttgcGGCTAATATGCAACAATAGCTCATAAAGCAGGTCCACACAGGCAGaccatacgcgcgaggcaatttcctggCGCACAAACTGGCCAGAGTAgatgtgcctcggccgaggcggcgcacgcGTTTTCCTCGCTCGAGTGCGCGGCCTTGGCCATggcacatctacactggccAGTTCGTGTGTGAAGAAATTGCTTTGCCCGTATGCTCGCTCGGTGTGGATCCGcctaattacatttatttagtttcataagtaatagttactattttttataGCGTTTTTGATAAAAAGACTCATCAAGATTGTGTAttctttttctaatgctaaaaaagcggccaagtgcgagtcggactcgcccatgaagggttccgtaccatttatgaagtattaaaaactacttactagatctggttcaaaccaattttcggtggaagtttacatggcaatgtatatcatatatttttttttagatttttcattctgttattttagaagttacagggggggggggggggacacttttttttcactttggaagtgtctctcgcgcaaactattcagtttagaaaaaaatgatattagaaacctcaatatcatttttaaagacctatccatagataccccacacgtatgggtttgatgaaaaaagattttttgagtttcagttctaagtatggggaacccccaaaatttattgtttttttttctatttttctgtaaacatcttaatgcggttcatagaatacatctacttaccaagtttgaacagtatagctcttatagttttggaaaaaagtggctgtgacgtaatcggacagacagacggacattacgaatctataagggttccgttttttgccatttggctacggaaccctaaaaacgaagtcTAGGCTTTTTGATATGTTTCCCAAAAGATGGGGAAATACATGTTactagccgggtccacacagagcaagcatacgtgcaaggcaatttcctcacgcacaaaccggccagtgtagacgtgcctcgcccgaggcggcgcgctcgagcgaggaaaacgcacgcgccgcgcgctcgctcgctctgtgtggacccgactacagtttctaaaatatttaaaaaaattaggatGTGGGCCTAAATAAAGATAACTTTTTTATGTATccattatgttgtttttttacCAATACAGTTAATATGAAGAAGTAGGATCATCAGAATTCTATATCATTAAAATTGCTGATTTTTCTTGATATCTTAACCTACTTCAGTCTATGTTCAGCACCAGGCTGATAGTGATGACACTTTTTTTCCAGAAACTGCAAGATTTGGATGATGATCTCAAAGAAAAGTATCTAGAAATAATAAACCGCTTCTACTTGTTGTTTGAAAACATTCATCAATACATAATAGATCTGAACTCATTTGTGGAACAGCTATATGATGGGGCTTTCATTCAGCAAAACATTGAGACTGTCATGAAAGATGTTGAAGGAAAACAACTACTGGTATGGAATttataatatcataattattttgtttatacaaTAGGGCTAACATAACTGGCTGTCAAGTTGCCAGTAATACAAGACAGCCTTTTGAGAGAAGTAAGTAATTTTTCTCACAAGCAACTTGAGTAATGTTTTCAAATACAAATCTTTCTAGACAATAAGGTTCGAGTTCTAAatagtttatatataaataaatattttaggacattcttatacaaattgactaagtcccacaataagctcaataaagcttgggttatgggtacctagacaacgaatacaacgatatacatatataaaatataaatatttataaatacatagaaaacacccatgactgaggaacaaatatctatgctcatcacacaaataaatgccattaccaggatttgaacccagaagcagctgcttcataggcagagtcactacccactaggccagacagatcATCAAAGTTTAtgttgtttataataataagtttgaACTGCTTTTTTGGGCTTAGCTAGGCTGAATACTGTTAATAcctctctctttctctctctctctctctgtagCCCGTCTCTACCCTTtgggtgtaggcctccttcattttatgcAATACAATGCTCAACTGGTAATACCATTTCATGTAATTTCCAGTGTGAATCTCTTTACTTGTATGGCTCCATGCTGCTGCTATGTGACCTCTACATACCAGGAATAATACGAGAGAGACTGCTAGTAGCTTTCTACCGCTACAGCACCAGTCAGTCCCAGTCTAATGTTGACGATGTGTGTAAGCTATTGCGCGACACGGGATACGATCAGTTACACAGGAAGAGGTCTGCTGACTATCCTGTTGAATATTTTGGGTAAGCAGTCATTAATTTACTACCAAAGACTAGTCACTTGAGGACTGGTAATGACAAAGAAATTACAACCCTGCTCCTACTGctgtttctgttttttttagcctgatggttgactggtagagaatgcctttgggcgttaagtccgccatttgtaatttatacttatattgtgcaataaaatttaaataaataatacaagtgACGGCGGTTGATGTACTTGTTATACATAATAGGTAACATACCTATACCAATCtactaaaattataccaattatttttaccttttttatgtTGCTATTTTAGGCGCATAAATATCCACCCATACTTCATCGAAAAAGTGGTTGGAAAGTTGAGATCAGAGGACATTTACAACCAATTAGCCGTGTACACGATGCCCGAGCACCAGGCCTCCGCGCTCGCCACGCAGGCTAGCATGCTCGTGGTCTGTCTATTCTTCATACCGCAGTACCTACATAACGATGTTTCCAAAATGAGAGAGATAGCCGACAAGTTTTTTCCAAGCAACTGGATCGTCCCTATCTACATGGGGGTCACTATCAATGTCATAGATTATTGGGAGAATTTTAAAGCTGCAAAATCCGCACTAAGCAATACGTGCAACAGCAAGATGGTCAAAGAGGTGTTCTCTAAAAGAGGAAGCGCTGTACTCATGTTGATCAACAAAACTCATCAGCTTTTAAAAGAAGGCGTGATGACTGACGATTTTGTTCTGgacaacattaataaaatactgaATTTGCTGATAAATTCTAACTTTGTCCTACGCTGGCTTTTGTTGCATAATAGTAACGTGATATTTtacgataataataaaaaaagcaagCAGCTAAAGGAGCTAGTCATAAAAGAGTCCAATTATGATGCACAGAAAATTTTAGAGCTGCTTATAAGCACTGCTGAGTTAGAATTAAAAGTCAGAGAAATGTTAAACAGATTACTAGAAAGCAGGAACGACACTTGGAATACTAGTAAGGCGGAAGCATTGGAAGCTCTGAACAATCTAGCAGAACTGTTCTCAGGTGACAAATCGTTCGCAAAAGTCCAAGGGAATGACCAGTTAAAGCAATGGTTCACGAATATCGCAAATCAGATCAAATCAGTTGGAGATTCGATCAGCACTAAATCTATGAAGAAAATTACGCAGCTTATACAGGCTTTAGATGAAGTTGAAGAATTTCATAGTATCAAAAGCACTTCAACAGTTCTACAGTTCCTTTCAGAAACCAAAGACGCATTAAAGAATGCACTCAGAGCTGCGTCGTTGAAAGACGACTCTCTAGTGACTCTGGAAATTGCAGCTGATGTAAGTTACGCATGGTGCATAATCGATACATACACGCAGTTCATGCAAGAAAGTATAAAAGACAATCCTGCGGTGACAAGTAGATTGAGAGCCCTATTTCTCAAGCTTGCAAGTGCCATGGAAATACCACTGCTAAGAATAAACCAGGCTCATAGTGATGACCTTGTGTCAGTGTCACAGTACTACAGTAAtgaattgataaaatatatccAAAAGGTGCTACAGATTATCCCGGAGATGGTATTTAGTCTAGTCGAGAAAATTATCGATCTACAGACGTGGACTATTAAGGAAATACCGACGAGATTGGACAAAGAGAGGCTAAAGGAATTTGCTCAGCTGGAGCATAGAATGGAGGTCGCGAGGCTTACACATTCAGCATCCACATTTACGACAGGTGAGTTCAcagtgaataaaaaaataataccaatATGGTTTCTCTCGTAAAAGCGGGTAGGTATCTCGTAAACCCG encodes:
- the LOC133523496 gene encoding peroxisomal membrane protein PMP34 isoform X2; protein product: MAPPNTSLFSYETLVHALAGATGSVASMAAFYPLDTLRSRLQVEDSNKYQGSSSWELLIKLANEEGEGEEVVAS
- the LOC133523498 gene encoding WASH complex subunit 5 isoform X1, with product MRVFMAEDNLCAQNLLKLVSHGNAIIAEILRLKDHIPPIFFLENKELQQKYQDVIMDFGYFKIADNQEKKINMNMKLQDLDDDLKEKYLEIINRFYLLFENIHQYIIDLNSFVEQLYDGAFIQQNIETVMKDVEGKQLLCESLYLYGSMLLLCDLYIPGIIRERLLVAFYRYSTSQSQSNVDDVCKLLRDTGYDQLHRKRSADYPVEYFGRINIHPYFIEKVVGKLRSEDIYNQLAVYTMPEHQASALATQASMLVVCLFFIPQYLHNDVSKMREIADKFFPSNWIVPIYMGVTINVIDYWENFKAAKSALSNTCNSKMVKEVFSKRGSAVLMLINKTHQLLKEGVMTDDFVLDNINKILNLLINSNFVLRWLLLHNSNVIFYDNNKKSKQLKELVIKESNYDAQKILELLISTAELELKVREMLNRLLESRNDTWNTSKAEALEALNNLAELFSGDKSFAKVQGNDQLKQWFTNIANQIKSVGDSISTKSMKKITQLIQALDEVEEFHSIKSTSTVLQFLSETKDALKNALRAASLKDDSLVTLEIAADVSYAWCIIDTYTQFMQESIKDNPAVTSRLRALFLKLASAMEIPLLRINQAHSDDLVSVSQYYSNELIKYIQKVLQIIPEMVFSLVEKIIDLQTWTIKEIPTRLDKERLKEFAQLEHRMEVARLTHSASTFTTGILDMRSTLVGVIRVDPAELLEEGLLKELDTHISKKFVEFLEPQTKKLLAPNTLLARLQKLAESMDGYKRSLEYIQDYINMHGLRIWQKQVSAIIVDSVAKEISLRKGVTLYSPSAGFMGSLARQIVQLTDARVCCYISICTAWYDIKTQTEIVNTKTFAKLNEAIGVVGLHGLDTLFAFMIKNQLHTVQSILRTGQEKINVNSLNADVKDTELAITKGQKVFQQLADAIVLIGSLQILRRHIAYQLNISAKFDSAHLEASLQTMNEALLNELKSEDPESKKKVTSELLKYLEDHLVRCGIYEPFDKIYIRNATEFNISDVGLVCATLLISQLGKMQFCSSTGDFFARKPGDNIDGYPLLVGIYTLLRQAGKDNIETFVGFLSAYMKGISLSKSKSLDGSCEGAMVGRVLEIFCETFKYSYNKIENKLPIAMLTQTFQK
- the LOC133523498 gene encoding WASH complex subunit 5 isoform X2 codes for the protein MRLPKNLENKELQQKYQDVIMDFGYFKIADNQEKKINMNMKLQDLDDDLKEKYLEIINRFYLLFENIHQYIIDLNSFVEQLYDGAFIQQNIETVMKDVEGKQLLCESLYLYGSMLLLCDLYIPGIIRERLLVAFYRYSTSQSQSNVDDVCKLLRDTGYDQLHRKRSADYPVEYFGRINIHPYFIEKVVGKLRSEDIYNQLAVYTMPEHQASALATQASMLVVCLFFIPQYLHNDVSKMREIADKFFPSNWIVPIYMGVTINVIDYWENFKAAKSALSNTCNSKMVKEVFSKRGSAVLMLINKTHQLLKEGVMTDDFVLDNINKILNLLINSNFVLRWLLLHNSNVIFYDNNKKSKQLKELVIKESNYDAQKILELLISTAELELKVREMLNRLLESRNDTWNTSKAEALEALNNLAELFSGDKSFAKVQGNDQLKQWFTNIANQIKSVGDSISTKSMKKITQLIQALDEVEEFHSIKSTSTVLQFLSETKDALKNALRAASLKDDSLVTLEIAADVSYAWCIIDTYTQFMQESIKDNPAVTSRLRALFLKLASAMEIPLLRINQAHSDDLVSVSQYYSNELIKYIQKVLQIIPEMVFSLVEKIIDLQTWTIKEIPTRLDKERLKEFAQLEHRMEVARLTHSASTFTTGILDMRSTLVGVIRVDPAELLEEGLLKELDTHISKKFVEFLEPQTKKLLAPNTLLARLQKLAESMDGYKRSLEYIQDYINMHGLRIWQKQVSAIIVDSVAKEISLRKGVTLYSPSAGFMGSLARQIVQLTDARVCCYISICTAWYDIKTQTEIVNTKTFAKLNEAIGVVGLHGLDTLFAFMIKNQLHTVQSILRTGQEKINVNSLNADVKDTELAITKGQKVFQQLADAIVLIGSLQILRRHIAYQLNISAKFDSAHLEASLQTMNEALLNELKSEDPESKKKVTSELLKYLEDHLVRCGIYEPFDKIYIRNATEFNISDVGLVCATLLISQLGKMQFCSSTGDFFARKPGDNIDGYPLLVGIYTLLRQAGKDNIETFVGFLSAYMKGISLSKSKSLDGSCEGAMVGRVLEIFCETFKYSYNKIENKLPIAMLTQTFQK